The DNA window CGAAGCCAACCAGATCCGTTACCACACCACCTCCGAGGGCGACTACGAGATCGTCCTTACGCGACACTCCAAGCGTCGAGAACTCCCGGAGCAGTTCAAAAAGCTGCGTCTCGTTCTTGTGTGTCTCACCGGCATCCACAGTAATTTGATGGATCGACAGCAAGTCGCGCGTTTCTTTGGCCAGCGATTGTGTGAGTTTCTTCAGATGGAGCGGAGCGACATTTGAATCGGTCACGAGCACGATGCGGCTCGCGGCGAAATCCCACGCTGAGCGCGCAAGTTCGACCGCTGTGATACCGCTACCGACGGAGACCGGATAGTCGCCGAATGCAGAGCGTGCGATCAGCGATTCAAAGCGCGGACGAAGTTTGACGCGCCGCGACATCTGCTCGAGTGCCTTCATCAACTCTTGCGCCAGGTCCTCTGCATCGCGCTCCCCTTCGCTCTGGAAGCGGGCGACAAAGTGAAGCGTAGCCTGCTCGTAAAACTTCTGACGTGCGTTGTATAGCTCACGCAACTTCGTCGTAAGCTCTTCAACGGAGTTCGAGCGTAACAGCGGCCGCATAGTCCCGGAGAGGACACCGGCAACAACATTCTTCGCGGCTTGACGCACTGTCACGTCGATCCATACGACCACGCCGCTCCCACGCATGATCTGGCGGTTGAGCGAACTGACAGGAGTACCGCCTCCCGTTGCGATCACGTACGGCTTCTGATGAAAGTTCTGATCGGCAAGCTCGGCCAGCACATTCGTCTCAAACGCTCGAAAGGCCTCTTCGCCACCACTGTCGAAGATCTCACTGATCGTTCGTCCCGCGCGCCGTTCGATCTCCGAGTCGAGATCGATGAACGAATAGCCGCTCTTCGAGAGCTCGGAAGCAAGCGCGCGGCCGATACTTGTCTTGCCGGCACCGGGAAGGCCGGTCAGATAGATATGTCGTCCGCGCCACGTCACGATCTCCGCACCTCCTTCGCCCGGCGTGCATCGATTCGCTGCTGTAACTCAGCGAGGGTGTCGCCGCCGAATGTGTCGAGGATGGCGGCAGCAAGGGTGGTAGCAACGACCTGTTCCACAATGATCGCGAGTGCGGGCACCGCACACACGTCACTGCGTTCGATATGGGCGGCCACGGGCTCACCACTTGAAAGATCGACCGAGCGCAGCGGACGCATCAGCGTCGAGATCGGCTTCATCGCCGCACGAACGATGAGTGGCATGCCGTTGGTCATTCCCCCTTCAAGCCCGCCTGCGTGATTCGACGCTCGAGTAAGTCTGCCATCTTGCAATAGGATCTCATCGTGGTCTGCAGACCCGGGGTTCATCGCCAGCGAGATGCCGTCTCCGATCTCCACAGCCTTCACTGCCTGAATGCTCATCACCGACTGCGCGAGTAGCCCGTCGAGCTTGCGATCCCACTGGACGTGGCTCCCAATACCGATCGGCAGACCGTAGAACTCGGTCTGTACGATGCCGCCGAGGGTGTCGCCATCCTTCTTTGCTTGGTCGATCAACGCGCATGCGGATTCCGTCGCGGCCGCATCGAACATCCTGACGGCCGATGACGAAACCGTCGAACGCAGGTCATCGACTGATGCCGGTCGCCTGTGTTCGTCAACAACAACTGGTCCGATAGAACGCACGAATGACACAGAACCGATGCCGACTTCCGAAAGAAGCTTCGAACACACGGCACCGAGCGCCACTCTCATCGCGGTTTCGCGTGCACTCGCTCGTTCGAGGACGTTTCTCAGATCATCAGTGTGATCGTACTTGATGGCACCGGCAAGATCCGCATGGCCGGGGCGAGGAACGGTCACTCGAGCGACGTCAGTCTCAGTCGGAGTGACGGACATTTTCTCTGTCCAATTCTTCCAATCTTTGTTCTTGATGCGAACGGCGATCGGTGCACCTGTCGTAACGCCAAAGCGAACGCCGCTGAGTATTTCCGCCTTGTCGGATTCGATCGTTTGCCTGTGTGAGCGGCCGTAGCCCTTCTGACGCTCGGCAAGTACAGGATCGATGTCACGATCTGCCACGAGCGACAGCCCAGATGGCAGCCCCTCGACGATGCCAATAAGCGCCTCGCCGTGCGACTCGCCTGCGGTCAGTATGCGGAGCGTGGCCATCAGTCTGCGAGGTGCTTCGTGAATTTCTCCTTGAGCGAACGGTACTCGTCGTTCGTCAACGGTGACGTAGCCGGGATCATCCCATTTTGCCAGAACACCTGCGAGAGCGCAGCTTGCTCGATGAGCATCCCAAGTCCGTTCATGGTCTTTGCACCGGCGCTCGCAGCTGCGGCAAGGATAGGTGTCTGCGTAGGATTGTAGACAAGATCGATGGCCATGTCGCGGTCAGTCCATGCGAATCCGGCGAGCAGATTGCCCGGATGATTTCGCTGGCCAACCGGTGTAGCCTGAATGACGAGACGATGGCGCGATTCCGGAAAATGATTGACAGCATCGTTGATGTTCATCGTAGCGACCGAAGGCCCGGGAGCCTCGGCCACTGCAAATTCCGCAAGTGCTTTCGCGCTTGATGCAGTGCGGCTGACGATCGTCAGAGAAAGCGGCATCCACTTCGTACACAGCGCAAACGTAACGGCCTTTGCGGTGGCACCATCGCCGACGATGACAAGATGATATGGCTCCAGATCGAACTGAGGATACTCCCGCAACAACGCAGAGAGAAACCCTGCGCCATCGGTGCTTCCGCATTCCGCCAGCGCTCCGGTGAACCGTACGGCATTCGCGGAGCCGATGCTTGCCGCTGCGCCGACGTGCATCGCGGCAGAACGGAACAACTGCGTCTTGTATGGGTACGTGACGTTCGCACCAAGGTAGCCGCTCGACGATGCAGACTTCAGCCAAGAGCTGACCGAGGATTCATCGGGACATTCGACGAGGTCATACTGTAGCGTAGCGACTCCGTCCGGAGCTTTCGGACCAACGAGCGGAAATATCTCTCGATGCAGCGCATCGGAGATGGAGTGGGAAAGCTCTCGACCAAGCAGTGCTGCTTTGAATGCGGTCATGTTATCGTTATCGTCTTGCCGGCGGCCGCGGCGATCCGCGTGAGTTCGGCAAAGAACGTAGGGAAAGAGATGGAAACAACGGATGCGTCCGGAATGGTTACCTCGCCCGGGGCGCGAAGTGCGGCCACCGCCATCGCCATCGCAATACGATGATCGCCGAACGCATCGATCTGACACTGACGCGGTACAAATTCGGTTCGGCCGTCGATCTCGAGCCCGTCTTCTCGCTCTCTGACCGGTGTACCGAATTTCGATATGTTTTCGACAAGCGCCGCGATCCGGTCGCTTTCCTTGCGTCGTAGCTCTGCGGCACCGGAGATGCTACTCGTTCCACCAGCGAACATCGCAAAGACAGCAAGGATCGGAATCTCATCTTGGAGATTTGCAAACACATCAGCACCAATCCCGATCGGCTTGTACGATTGAGCGGCACGAGCGTTAATGGATATCGTCCCCCATCGTTCGCCATGAACTTCACACACGTCACTGAAGAAGATCGGCACACCGGCATCCGTGAGCACATCGAGAAATGCCGTCCGTGTTGGGTTCAGCCCCACGTTCTTGATCTCGACGTCGAGACGGAGGATCGCTGCCGCAACGACGAAGAACGCAGCGCTTGAGAGGTCCCCTGGGACCGAATACTCGAACGAGTTCGGAGCAATGATGGAGCTACTTTTGCGTATTCCTGCCCTGCCCTCTTCTCGAGTGATGTCAATCCCGAGAGCACTCAACATTCGTTCGGTATGGTCGCGACTTTGGGCGGGCTCCTCTATCCGCACCGCACCCCCGGCGACAAGGCCGGCCAATAACAACGCCGACTTCATCTGTGCCGAAGCGACGGGTAGGGTTATGTGCGCATCATGAAGTTCTCTCCCCGTGATCCGCACAGGCATCGTACCTTCATCCGAACAGGCGATCTGTGCACCAAGATGGTCGTTGAGGATATTCGCGAGCCGCTGCATCGGTCTTCGCGAAAGAGATGCATCACCGATTAGTGTGCTATCGAACGATTGTCCTGCAAGGACACCCATCAGTAGCCGTGCTGTCGTGCCGGAGTTCTCGCAGTTGATCGGTTGGTCGGGCGTACTCAAACCGCGAACCCCTACTCCATGGATGACAATTTCCGCATCAGACAGTTCGATGTGTACACCAAGCTGCCGCAGAGCCTTTAGCGTGGTTTGAACGTCATCGGCAATCGGCGCATTGGTCGGGACCGCCACAGTGCTCTGCGAGAGGGAAGCGATGACGAGAATGCGGTGCAAGATTGACTTGTCCTGCGGCACAGCACAGATCAGCCGCTCAGCCGAATGCTCAGCGACCGATTCATCGGTTCGGATGGATGCTGTTGCCATAGCCAGAAATGCAAAGACGCCCGAGAGGCGTCTTTGCTGGAAGGGTTATGCCGCCTCGCTGTATTCCTCGATGGGCGGGCAGCTACAGACAAGCGTACGATCGCCGTATGCCCCGTTCACACGCCCAACCGGCGCCCAGAACTTGTTGGATCGGAGCCAATGTGCAGGATAGGCAGCCTTCTCGCGCGAGTATGCGTGCTTCCACTCATCGGCGATCACCGACTCCATCGTGTGCGGCGAATTCTTCAGAACGTTGTCCTCCTTGTCAGCCGTACCCGCTGCTATCTCCTCGATCTCCTTCTTGATCGAGATAAGCGCATCGCAGAAGCGGTCGATCTCATGCAGCGACTCGCTCTCCGTCGGCTCGATCATGAGTGTCCCGGCGACCGGGAAGGAAACGGTTGGCGCATGGAAACCGTAGTCGATGAGTCGCTTTGCGATATCCTCAACTTCTATGCCGACCGAATGCTTGAACTGACGCATGTCCACGATCATCTCATGAGCCACGCGTCCTTGTTTGCCCTGATACACGATCGGGAAATGCTTCTCCAATCGAGTCTTGATGTAGTTTGCGTTGAGGATGGCGATCTTGGTCGCATCGGTCAGTCCATCATAGCCCATCATCGCAATGTAGGCCCATGAGATGAGCAAGATACTCGCGCTTCCCCACGGTGCTTCGCTCACAGCATGCGTACGATGTTCACCGCCAAGATCGACCACAGTGTGGCCGGGCAGGAACGGCGCGAGGTGAGCGGCAACGCAGATCGGTCCCATGCCCGGTCCGCCACCGCCATGCGGGATGCAGAATGTCTTGTGGAGGTTCAGATGGCATACGTCTGCGCCGATTGTCTTCGGACTTGTCAGACCGACCTGTGCATTCATGTTCGCGCCATCCATATACACTTGCCCACCATGCGAATGGATAAGCTCGCAGATCTCGACGATCGTCTCTTCGAACACGCCATGGGTCGACGGGTACGTGACCATGAAAGCAGAGAGATCGTTCTTGTGCTCCTCGACCTTCGCCCGAAGATCGTCCATATCGATATTGCCGTTCCCATCGGTCTTCGAGACAACGACCTTCATGCCTGCCATCACTGCGCTGGCGGGGTTAGTGCCGTGCGCCGACGCAGGAATGATACAGACGTTTCGATGTCCCTGGCCTCGTGACTCATGATATGCCTTGATGACGAGCAAGCCTGCATACTCGCCTTGGGCACCTGAGTTAGGCTGGAGCGAGACAGCGTCAAAGCCGGTAATATCGCGAAGCGCTTTCTCGAGCGATTCGAAGACTTCCGTGTAACCCTGGGCCTGGTCACGCGGCACGAACGGATGGATCGCGCCGAATTCGGGCCACGTCACCGGGATCATCTCCGACGTTGCGTTGAGCTTCATCGTGCACGACCCGAGCGCGATCATCGAGTGAGCGAGAGAAAGGTCTTTGTTCTCGAGCTGCTTCAGGTACCGCAACATCTCCGTCTCGGAGTGATGGCTATTGAAGACGGGATGCGTCATGAACTTGGAACTGCGGCGCAATGCAGTAGGAATGGCATTGAGGTCGCCGTTGGCAAGGGCCTCGAAGCCGATCGCAGCAGCCGTCGTCTTGTTCGCGGCGGCAAAGATCTCGACGATCGCTTTGACGTCTTCTACCGTGGTTGTTTCGTCGAGCGAGATACCGACGGCGCCATCGAAATAGCGGAAGTTCATTTCTTGCTTCAGCGCGGCAGTACGGATCGCATCAACGTTCGGTACCGATACCTTGATTGTATCGAAGTATGCACCATCGGCGATTGGATATTTAGAAGCCTCCAACGCTTTCGCCAGCAGCACGGTCAGCGAGTGCACTCGCTGTGCAATCGTTGTCAGTCCCGCAGGTCCATGATACACGCCGTACATCGCCGCCATGTTTGCCAGCAATGCCTGAGCTGTACAAATGTTGCTGGTGGCTTTGTCTCGCTTGATATGCTGCTCACGAGTCTGTAGCGCCATACGGAGTGCAGGCTTGCCATGAGAATCGATAGAGACGCCGATGATGCGGCCCGGCATCTGACGCTTGAACGATTCACGCGAAGCAAAGAAGGCCGCATGAGGACCGCCATACCCGAGGGGTACGCCGAACCGTTGTGCAAGACCGAAGACAATGTCGGCGCCAAGCTCGCCCGGGGGCGTGAGCAGTACGAGAGCCAGCAGATCGGTGGCGACGCTCACGAGTGCGCCATGTGCATGAGCCGTTTCAATAAACGCACGCGGATCACTAACAGTACCGTTCGAATCCGGGTATTGAATGATTGCGCCAAAGACAGCATCGTCCCAGTTCTTTGCGAATTCCGTCGGATCAGCGACGATCACTTCAATGTCAAGCGGCGCCGTGCGCGTACGAATGACATCGATGGTCTGTGGGAAGAGCTTGTCACTGACGAACAGCTTCTCCGCGTTGCGTTTGACAAGTTCTTGCGAGCGCTGTGCATACATCAGATGCATCGCTTCGCCGGCAGCCGTCGCTTCGTCCAGCAACGATGCGTTGGCAATCTCCATGCCGGTCAGATCCATGACCATCGTTTGGAAATTCAGCAACGACTCGAGTCGGCCCTGTGCGATCTCTGCCTGATACGGCGTGTACTGCGTGTACCAGCCCGGATTCTCCATGAGATTTCTCAGGATAACCGTCGGGGTGATTGTATTATAAAACCCCATCCCGATGTACGACTTAAAGATCTTATTCTTCGAAGCGATCGCACGAAGGTCCTGAAGGAATTCGACCTCGGTGCGAGCCGTAAGACGACTCATCGGTTGTTTCAAACGGATCGAGGCCGGGATCGTCTGGTCGATCAATTCGTCAACCGACGAGACTCCCATCATTTGGAGCATCAGATCCTGTTCTTCGTGAGAGGGGCCAAGGTGGCGGTTAGAAAAAGCTTCGAAACGGGTAATGGCTGTATTCATCCTAAGAATCGTCGTAGCATAAATTGAGAAGAAAGAAAACAATAGAATTGGTGGAAAGATTTGATCGGTGCGAATCTGGATGTACCAGCGTTCGAACGGTATACTGAGAAGTCATTCTGAGCGAAGCGAAGAATCCCTTGATGAAACCTTGTGAGGCTCCGCCAAATGGATTCTTCGCTTCGCTCAGAATGACAACTTAACTACAATATCATCAATAATCCCCTCTATCGTGAATCTCTTGACCGTATCATTCCAAGTCTGTCCTCGGGGTATGTGTTTGTTGCTGATAATACAATGCATAGCTGTACACTCCGTTTAGAGATTCTGAAGTCCTGACTTACTTTTCCTACCGCAATGACCATCGAAGCCACTCGGAATTCCCTCCCCCTCTCAAACGTTCTACCCCGCTCTGTAGCACAGGGACGGGCCCTTAGCTCAGTTGGTTAGAGCAGTCGACTCATAATCGATTGGTCGCAGGTTCAAGTCCTGCAGGGCCCACTTAATAGAGAATGAACCTGGAAGGATCAATCACACTTGACCTCCGCAGAACAGACGACAGCCCCTATTCCTCATTATTCAATGGAATCCAACCCGTTCGCACAACCACATGAGTATTGGATGCGCCTTGCGCTGCGAGAGGCGGGGCGTGCGTTAGAAGCAGATGAAGTACCTATCGGCTGCGTTATCGTACAGAACGGGAAGGTCATCGCGAAAGGTCATAATCAAACAGAGCAATTACTCGACCCAACTGCGCATGCTGAGATTATCGCCATCACGTCCGCATGTGCAACCATAGAGAATAAGTTCTTGACCGACTGCACTCTCTACGTCACACTTGAACCCTGTCCGATGTGTGCTGGGGCGATCGTAAACTCCAGAGTTGGGCGTGTAATCTTCGGGGCATACGACCCCAAAGCCGGATCGTGCGGAACACTCTTTACCATTACGGAGGATGAACGGCTAAACCACCGTGCGCCAACACTCGGTGGTGTCCTTGACGGCGAGTGCGGTGCTATTCTGAAAGAGTATTTCCTAAAGAAACGAAAAGCGTCAGACAAGATGAAATAAGAACGGGGCCGAGGCCCCGTTTGCATTTGATACCGTATTAGAACGATCGTTGGAAGCGGAAGAAGAAGCGTCCGGTCTCCTGTTGGTCCGTCCTGAACGCAACACCGAGCTGCAAGCCATTTGCATGGCCGATACCGACCCCCCAAGTATAGAGGAATCGAGAGAATTTCATCCTTGTGAAACCGTCAAACACTCCGGCACCGGGTTCGACGAGGTCGATGTACCCGAAATCATTGAGCACAAGAATCTCGGCATCCGTTGCGTCGAAAATTGAGGACAACTGTTCCAACGACAACCGAAGTTCGGTATTCAAGAGCAGCATGCGATTACCTCCGAACACTTTGTTTTTGTAGGCCGGAAGCGTCGAGGGGCCACCGAGGAAGGAGAGTTTTTGCCACGGAACGTCGCCTGTCTCGCTTTCAAGTCTCAGTCGTGTATCGATATTCAGTCCGGTGAAAACCGGAGTAAAATCACGAGCATCGAGGATATAACGAACATACGAAGTGCCGGTATTCATCGGCACGACATTCAGTGTGTCGTGATGATCGCCGAACTCCACTTGCAACAGATACGCGCGTCCTTTAAGATTCTCAATCGACACCTTATCACCAAAGATATTTTCCACCCTGGTGTTTTCGGTCGATACCTTTTCTTCGCCAAGTGTCATCACCCACGAATTGATACGGCCCGTCGAGACCATCGGGTTATCCGGGAGATCTTTCATCCCACCCCATCGTCCGTGGAATACTACTTGCGGCAAATTATAGTATATATCGCTGCGATATTCCACCTGAAGCTCAGTCTGTGGGTCTGGGCGGAATGCCAGGTGAGCATTCCATCCGTCTACCTTGAAGTAATCGCGGAAATCTTCGCGTACGAGAAACGCATACGCAGCATTTTCCATCCGTCCAGTACGCCACTCGTCCTCAGTGGATGTTTTATCATGATATTCGGCGCCAATCGCGATCGTCGGCAGCCAATGCCAATGTTCGACGGCCGCCGCTGTATCTCCGGTCTTGCCGAGCGGAATTCGGTATTCGCCGCCTACAACCGACTGCCCTTTGTGTTCGGCAAAGCCATACCCAAGACCGAACTTGATCCCGATCTCATCGTGCCGCCCGAGATCGATATAATCCGGGCTGCCGAGCCCGAGGAAAAACCCGTTCACGCGATTGAAATCGAGCATCGAGAACGATTCGCCGAACGGCAAGAACCGATCATACGGATCATGTGTGATAATAAACGAATGGTGTCCGCGTCTGAGACGCTTGAACATCTTTCCGACGCGCAGCTCGTACATCAGCGAGTCGTCGGTGGAGTCGAGCGCATGGTCAACGCTGTCGAACTCGGAGTATGAATTCGGATGCAGGAGCTGAGTGAGTGACTGATTCAGGAGGGCACCTCGGAGCAAATCGTGAAGAAATGTCGTGTCACCGACCGAAAGGTC is part of the Bacteroidota bacterium genome and encodes:
- the aroC gene encoding chorismate synthase; protein product: MATLRILTAGESHGEALIGIVEGLPSGLSLVADRDIDPVLAERQKGYGRSHRQTIESDKAEILSGVRFGVTTGAPIAVRIKNKDWKNWTEKMSVTPTETDVARVTVPRPGHADLAGAIKYDHTDDLRNVLERASARETAMRVALGAVCSKLLSEVGIGSVSFVRSIGPVVVDEHRRPASVDDLRSTVSSSAVRMFDAAATESACALIDQAKKDGDTLGGIVQTEFYGLPIGIGSHVQWDRKLDGLLAQSVMSIQAVKAVEIGDGISLAMNPGSADHDEILLQDGRLTRASNHAGGLEGGMTNGMPLIVRAAMKPISTLMRPLRSVDLSSGEPVAAHIERSDVCAVPALAIIVEQVVATTLAAAILDTFGGDTLAELQQRIDARRAKEVRRS
- the aroB gene encoding 3-dehydroquinate synthase, with product MTWRGRHIYLTGLPGAGKTSIGRALASELSKSGYSFIDLDSEIERRAGRTISEIFDSGGEEAFRAFETNVLAELADQNFHQKPYVIATGGGTPVSSLNRQIMRGSGVVVWIDVTVRQAAKNVVAGVLSGTMRPLLRSNSVEELTTKLRELYNARQKFYEQATLHFVARFQSEGERDAEDLAQELMKALEQMSRRVKLRPRFESLIARSAFGDYPVSVGSGITAVELARSAWDFAASRIVLVTDSNVAPLHLKKLTQSLAKETRDLLSIHQITVDAGETHKNETQLFELLREFSTLGVSRKDDLVVALGGGVVTDLVGFAASIYKRGIPLVHVPTSLIGQIDASIGGKTGIDFEGGKNMLGAFYPPRRVIVDPLYLQTLPKRELQSGLSELLKYALIGNEELWARLSKSIRRLLRGIDPGYEVLIRDAVKEKLRYTDSDEFERKSGVRELLNFGHTFAHAFESATGFTSLLHGEAVALGMRAAAWLSMEEGMLPEDDWQQIEVVLGRLPVPSVDCTVDEVYSHMRSDKKSSRGANRLILLERIGRAVAVNDVDTSAIKRAIAFALSVV
- the aroA gene encoding 3-phosphoshikimate 1-carboxyvinyltransferase, producing the protein MATASIRTDESVAEHSAERLICAVPQDKSILHRILVIASLSQSTVAVPTNAPIADDVQTTLKALRQLGVHIELSDAEIVIHGVGVRGLSTPDQPINCENSGTTARLLMGVLAGQSFDSTLIGDASLSRRPMQRLANILNDHLGAQIACSDEGTMPVRITGRELHDAHITLPVASAQMKSALLLAGLVAGGAVRIEEPAQSRDHTERMLSALGIDITREEGRAGIRKSSSIIAPNSFEYSVPGDLSSAAFFVVAAAILRLDVEIKNVGLNPTRTAFLDVLTDAGVPIFFSDVCEVHGERWGTISINARAAQSYKPIGIGADVFANLQDEIPILAVFAMFAGGTSSISGAAELRRKESDRIAALVENISKFGTPVREREDGLEIDGRTEFVPRQCQIDAFGDHRIAMAMAVAALRAPGEVTIPDASVVSISFPTFFAELTRIAAAAGKTITIT
- a CDS encoding nucleoside deaminase is translated as MESNPFAQPHEYWMRLALREAGRALEADEVPIGCVIVQNGKVIAKGHNQTEQLLDPTAHAEIIAITSACATIENKFLTDCTLYVTLEPCPMCAGAIVNSRVGRVIFGAYDPKAGSCGTLFTITEDERLNHRAPTLGGVLDGECGAILKEYFLKKRKASDKMK
- the gcvP gene encoding aminomethyl-transferring glycine dehydrogenase; translation: MNTAITRFEAFSNRHLGPSHEEQDLMLQMMGVSSVDELIDQTIPASIRLKQPMSRLTARTEVEFLQDLRAIASKNKIFKSYIGMGFYNTITPTVILRNLMENPGWYTQYTPYQAEIAQGRLESLLNFQTMVMDLTGMEIANASLLDEATAAGEAMHLMYAQRSQELVKRNAEKLFVSDKLFPQTIDVIRTRTAPLDIEVIVADPTEFAKNWDDAVFGAIIQYPDSNGTVSDPRAFIETAHAHGALVSVATDLLALVLLTPPGELGADIVFGLAQRFGVPLGYGGPHAAFFASRESFKRQMPGRIIGVSIDSHGKPALRMALQTREQHIKRDKATSNICTAQALLANMAAMYGVYHGPAGLTTIAQRVHSLTVLLAKALEASKYPIADGAYFDTIKVSVPNVDAIRTAALKQEMNFRYFDGAVGISLDETTTVEDVKAIVEIFAAANKTTAAAIGFEALANGDLNAIPTALRRSSKFMTHPVFNSHHSETEMLRYLKQLENKDLSLAHSMIALGSCTMKLNATSEMIPVTWPEFGAIHPFVPRDQAQGYTEVFESLEKALRDITGFDAVSLQPNSGAQGEYAGLLVIKAYHESRGQGHRNVCIIPASAHGTNPASAVMAGMKVVVSKTDGNGNIDMDDLRAKVEEHKNDLSAFMVTYPSTHGVFEETIVEICELIHSHGGQVYMDGANMNAQVGLTSPKTIGADVCHLNLHKTFCIPHGGGGPGMGPICVAAHLAPFLPGHTVVDLGGEHRTHAVSEAPWGSASILLISWAYIAMMGYDGLTDATKIAILNANYIKTRLEKHFPIVYQGKQGRVAHEMIVDMRQFKHSVGIEVEDIAKRLIDYGFHAPTVSFPVAGTLMIEPTESESLHEIDRFCDALISIKKEIEEIAAGTADKEDNVLKNSPHTMESVIADEWKHAYSREKAAYPAHWLRSNKFWAPVGRVNGAYGDRTLVCSCPPIEEYSEAA